In the genome of Diaphorobacter sp. HDW4A, the window CGCCTCCCCGGCCGAGGAACACATGCGCAGACTGACGTGTTCACGCTTGGGCAACTCCGAATGCGCCATCATTCCCGCGAATCCCGTGGGCGCACCAAAGAACACGGTCGGCCGGTGCTGCACCCAGCGCGAGAAGGTGGCCAGCGGCGTTGGCCGCTCGGCCATGAGCACCACCGTCGCGCCCACGCTCAACGGAAAGGTCACCGCGTTGCCGAGTCCGTAGGCGAAGAACAGCTTGGCGGCGGAAAAGCAGATGTCGCTTTCGGTGAGCCCGAGGATCGCCTTTCCGTAGAGCTCGGCGGTCCAGTACGGATTGGCCTGAGTGTGCACCGTGCCCTTGGGCTTGCCGGTGGAGCCCGACGAATACAGCCAGAAGCCCGGATCGTCGCCCATGGTGCGGGCGGGCAGCGCGAGCGGCGTCTGCATCTCCACCCAGTTGTCGAAGTCCTGATAGCCGTGCGGCAGGCCATGCGCCTCGCCCGAGCGCGCCACCCAGATGTGCTGCACCTCGTGCTCGGCGCGCTTCAGGGCCTCCTGCACCATCGGCACCAGCGCGCCGTTGGTCAGAATGGCCTGCGCGCGGCTGTTCTGCAGCATGTAGGCGTAGTCGTCGGCGGTGAGCAGCGTGTTGACCGCCACAGGCACCACGCCCGCATACATTGCGCCCAGAAAGCTCACCACCCATTCGCGCATGTCCTGCATCAGCAGCAGCACCCGCTCCTCGCGATGCACCCCGCTACTCACCAGTGCGTGGGCCATGCGCAGCGCCTGATCCTCGAGCTCGCCATAGGTCAGCGTGCCGTGATCGTCGATGTAGGCCACCTTGTCCGGGCGGGCACGGTTGGCATCAAACAGATGGCACGCGAAGTTGAAAGGCCGGTCGAAATCCACCACCGTGGACCCCGCCTGCTGCCCGGACATGGGGTTGGCGACTTGCAGCATGGCTCGGTCCTCCTTTCAATCTGTGATGGCGTGCGCCTGTGTGCAATCGACTGCTCGCATAACAGAAAAACATGCACTATGTTGCGTATATATCAAAGATAGTTAGGATAGAATTCGATGTCAAGCACTATATTGCATGGTTCGTGTTTACCCTTGGGACGAACCCGTGCTGGCGCACCAGCACCGACGAAAAGCACGATCAAACCAGTGTTTATCATTCATGCCTTCTTTCAGGAAGTCTTATGGAGCAGATGCACGCCGACAGCGCAGCGGGTGATGAGGGACATGATGGCCCCGCCGACGTGGCCCAGAGGAATCAGGTGTTGCAGACCCTGGGCGAGCGGGTTCGCCAATTGCGCGCACGGCGTGGTCTCACGCGGCGCGGCTTGGCGGTCAGCGCCGAGGTCTCCGAGCGCCACCTCGCCAATCTCGAATACGGCACCGGCAATGTCTCCATCCTCGTGCTGCACCAGATTGCGCAAGCGCTGCAGTGCGCCATGGCCGAGCTGCTCGGTGACGTCACCACCTCCAGCGCCGAATGGCTGCTGATCCGCGAACTGCTCGAAGGCCGCAGCGAAGACGAACTGCGCCGCGTGCGCGTCGCCGCCGGGGAACTGCTGGGCACCGCGCCGAGCGGTGATCAGCACCGCCATTCGCGCATCGCGCTCATCGGACTGCGTGGCGCGGGCAAGTCGACGCTCGCCAAGATGCTGGCCGATGATCTCGGTGTGCCCTTCATTGAGCTGAACCGCGAAATCGAAACACTGGCCGGATGCAGCGTGCGCGAGATCTACGACCTCTACGGCGTGAGTGGGTATCGCCGCTACGAACGCCGCGCGCTCGAAGAGACGGTGCAGATCTACGCCGACGTGGTCATCGCCACGCCGGGCGGCATCGTCTCCGACCCCGCCACCTTCAACGAGCTTTTGTCGCACTGCACCACCGTCTGGGTGCAGGCCCAGCCCGAGGAACACATGAGCCGCGTGATCGCGCAGGGCGACACCCGCCCGATGGCCGCCAATCCAGAGGCCATGGAAGACTTGCGCCGCATCCTCGCCGGTCGCCAGGAGTTCTACGCCAAGTCCGACCATGTGCTCGACACCAGCGGCCAGACGCTGGTGCAGAGCTTTGCGCGGCTGAAATCGCTCGTCACGGCCTGAAGGAACGGTCAAAGGTCCGTTCGCAACTGGCGGGATTCGCCTACAAGCCATAGCCGCCGCGCGGTTCTAGAGTGGTGCTCCACGACAGCAGCCCCCTGCACGCCTTTTTTCTTTGCACAACATGCAGGGGCTACAACACGGAGCACAACGTCATGCGCGACGAACGGCGAAGGTCCACCTCTTCCAACGAGTCCAAGTCCAAGTCCGGTCCCGATGACAGACCCTCTGCGACAGCCCCATGGTCGCGGCGCGGATTCATTCAAGGCATGACGGTGGCGGGGGTCGGAGTGTTCGTCGCGCCGCTCGCAAGCCGTGCCTATGCCACGCTATTCGAGCAGAAACTGCTCACTCCCGTGGCCCGCGCCGCTGGCACACAGGCGCCGCTGTTCCGCATGGACGGGACCGCCAAGGTCACCGGCCAGAAGATCTTCGCGCGCGACATCCGCGCCCGCGACATGCCGCACTGGCCCGAGACCCAGTCGCATGCCTTCATCGTGCGCGCCACGCTGGCCGACCGGCTGTTCGAGGACATCGATCTGTCGTCGCTCGATCTCGACCTCAAGCCCGACAAGCTGGTGACGGCCGAGGATCTGGAGCGCGACAAGGTGCTCTTTCCCACGTTCTACGGCGAGGACATGCTGCTGCCCAAGGGCAAGACGCCGGCCTATCTGGGCCATGCCGTGGCCGTGCTCATCTACCACGACTTCGCGCGCTTTCACTTCGCCAAGGAGCGACTGCAGGCCATGCCCAACGTGGTGCGCTACGGCCAGGTGACCGGCCCGCTGGACCGCGAACCTTGGGGCGTTTTCCGCTATGTGCGCATGGGCGGCGCCACGCCGTTCGATGACGATGTGTATTCGAGCCTCAAGGACAACACGCTGTTCCCCAAGGAGCGCAAGCCCATCGTCTGGCCGCGCATCAGCGAAGCCGATGCCGTGACCGCCGCTGGCCTGCGCGCGGCCGAGCAGATCGCTGCCGAGCTCGCCACGCCGCCCGCCGACTGGCTGGTGATGAAGCGCCACTACGCCACGCAGTCCATCGACACCGCGTCGATGGAGCCCGACAACGCCAACTGCTGGTACGACCCCGCCACCGAAAGCCTGCACATGGTGGTGGCCACGCAGTCGCCTCAGGAGGTGGCCGAGAGCGCGGCGGCGATGGTCAAGGCCAGCCGGTTTCCGCTGCGCAACCTGTTCGTGCATCCCTGCTACACAGTGGGCTACGGCTCCAAGGACCATGCGCCCATGCCCTTCATCGGCGCGATGATTGCGCTGTATGCCGATGGCAAGCCGGTGCGCATCGCCAACAACCGCTTCGAGCAGTTTCAGACCTCACTCAAGCGCCACGCCTTCGAGATCGACTACACATTCGCGGTGAATCGCCAGAGCGGCCTGCTGCAGAGCATCGTCGCCAACATGACCTGCAACGGCGGCGGCCGTGCAAACTTCTCGGCCTCGGTGGCGCTGGTGGGCGCAACATCTGCGCAGTCGATCTACTATTTTCCGAAGAACGATCTCACCTCCACCGCGCTGTCTTCGCGCGCGCTCGATGCGGGATCGGCGCGCGGATACGGCACGCTGCAGTCGATGGTGGCGACCGAGTTGATGATGGACGAGATCGCCCAAGAGCTGAAGCTCGACCCCATCGAGCTGCGGCTGCGCAACCTGCTGCCCTCGGGCGGCAAGAACACCCAAGGCGCGATTGCCGCAGGCGCGATCCGCACGCGCGAGGTGATCGAGCGGGCGCGCAAACATCCGCTGTGGACAGAGCGCGCGCAGCGCAAGGCAGCGTATGAGGCCGCGCATCCGGGCCACAAATACGGCGTGGGTTTCGCCTGCGTGCAGAAGGACTTCGGCACCGGCGGCGAGGCCAATTTTTCGCGCGTGGAAGTCACGCCCGAAGGCCGCGTGATTCTCGCCATCACCGGCACCGAGATCGGCACCGGCATGGGCACTTCGCAGGCGCAGATGTGCATGGCGTGGTTCGGCAAACCCGCCGACGAGCTGCACACCTCGCGCATAGCCTGGCCCGAGCTGCCACTCAAGGCCGAGGGCGACAACTTCACTATGAGCCAGGCCGATCAGGACCGGCTCATGGTCAAGCCGCTGTGGACGCCCGCGTTTTGTTCGCCCAGCAGCGCAAGCAACTCGGCCTTCTTCTTCAGCCACACCACGGGCGAAACTGCACGCGTGGTCTTCGAGCACGGCCTCTGGCCCGCCGCCGTCGCAATCTGGAGCAAGGGCCTGGGCGGCGGCCAGTTCGCACCCTATGCCGTACGGCGCGAGGACGCACGCTGGGTGAACGGTATGCTCACCGCCAGCGGCATGGAGCCGCTGTCGCTGCAGGCCATCGCCAAGAAGGCCTACGAGATGAAGCTCGTGACCGGCGCCGTCGGCCATGCGTTCAACCGCTGGCAATGGGCCGAAGCGGACTTCGAGATTCAGGGCAAGACGCAGCGCAGGCCGCTCGATGGACTGTCGGTGCGCTATGGTGGAAACGATGCGGCACCCGCGCCAGCGGCCACAGCCGCAACGGCGGCTGAAGCCAGCGCGGCAACCGCACCTGAACTGGCAGGCACCGGAGCAGCCACGCCCGTCGAAGATGCTGCTGCAGAGACCACATCGGCCACCGCCTACCAGATGATCGCGCGCAAAAATCTGTTTTACCCGCCCACGCAGCGCGGCAATGCAGGGGTGACGTATTACAGCGCCAACGGCGCGCTCGCCGAGATCGCGGTGGACACTGCGACCGGCGAGGTCCACCTGCTCAAGCACCACCACATCATGGAGTGCGGCAGGCCCATCGTGAGCGAGCTGGTGAAAAGCCAGCTCGAGGGCGGCATCGCCATGGGCATAGGCCATGCGCTGCACGAAACCATGCCGCTGTATGAAGGCGGGCCGGGCGATGGTGACTGGAACTTCCACCGCTACCACTTGCCGCGTGCGCACGAGGTGGCGGTGTGGACGCAGACCTCGGAACTGCTCGCGCCGCTCTCCGACACCGACCCGCCCAAAGGCATTGCCGAGGTGGTGATGATTCCCATCGTGGCCGCCATCGTCACCGGCATCCACCAGGCGATCGGCAAGCGGTTCTACGACCTGCCCGTCACGCCCAAGAAGATCAAGGAGGCATTGGCATCATGAGTACGAGCAGCCCACCCACACGCCCCTTGCAGCTCACCTTGAACGGCCAGCCCGTGGGGCCCATCGACGTGCCAGAAGGCCTGCCGATGATCGCCTTTCTGCACGAGTACCAGAACCTCACCGGAGCCCGCCTCGGTTGCGGCATCGGGGAATGCCGCGCCTGCGTGGTGCTGGTCGACGA includes:
- a CDS encoding benzoate-CoA ligase family protein; amino-acid sequence: MVDFDRPFNFACHLFDANRARPDKVAYIDDHGTLTYGELEDQALRMAHALVSSGVHREERVLLLMQDMREWVVSFLGAMYAGVVPVAVNTLLTADDYAYMLQNSRAQAILTNGALVPMVQEALKRAEHEVQHIWVARSGEAHGLPHGYQDFDNWVEMQTPLALPARTMGDDPGFWLYSSGSTGKPKGTVHTQANPYWTAELYGKAILGLTESDICFSAAKLFFAYGLGNAVTFPLSVGATVVLMAERPTPLATFSRWVQHRPTVFFGAPTGFAGMMAHSELPKREHVSLRMCSSAGEALPAEIAQRFKAHFGAEIVDGLGSTEMLHIFLSNRPDDIRYGSTGKPVPGYEVELRSEDGKPVADGEIGELFIKGPSTALMYWNNRSKSRDTFRGEWLKSGDKYSRDADGYYTYAGRSDDMLKVSGIYVSPFEVEATLMQHPAVLEAAVVGKMDQDGLVKPKSFVVCKPGRSASEEELKAFVKERLAPYKYPRFIEFVAELPKTATGKIQRFRLREPAA
- a CDS encoding helix-turn-helix transcriptional regulator, encoding MHADSAAGDEGHDGPADVAQRNQVLQTLGERVRQLRARRGLTRRGLAVSAEVSERHLANLEYGTGNVSILVLHQIAQALQCAMAELLGDVTTSSAEWLLIRELLEGRSEDELRRVRVAAGELLGTAPSGDQHRHSRIALIGLRGAGKSTLAKMLADDLGVPFIELNREIETLAGCSVREIYDLYGVSGYRRYERRALEETVQIYADVVIATPGGIVSDPATFNELLSHCTTVWVQAQPEEHMSRVIAQGDTRPMAANPEAMEDLRRILAGRQEFYAKSDHVLDTSGQTLVQSFARLKSLVTA
- a CDS encoding xanthine dehydrogenase family protein molybdopterin-binding subunit, which gives rise to MTVAGVGVFVAPLASRAYATLFEQKLLTPVARAAGTQAPLFRMDGTAKVTGQKIFARDIRARDMPHWPETQSHAFIVRATLADRLFEDIDLSSLDLDLKPDKLVTAEDLERDKVLFPTFYGEDMLLPKGKTPAYLGHAVAVLIYHDFARFHFAKERLQAMPNVVRYGQVTGPLDREPWGVFRYVRMGGATPFDDDVYSSLKDNTLFPKERKPIVWPRISEADAVTAAGLRAAEQIAAELATPPADWLVMKRHYATQSIDTASMEPDNANCWYDPATESLHMVVATQSPQEVAESAAAMVKASRFPLRNLFVHPCYTVGYGSKDHAPMPFIGAMIALYADGKPVRIANNRFEQFQTSLKRHAFEIDYTFAVNRQSGLLQSIVANMTCNGGGRANFSASVALVGATSAQSIYYFPKNDLTSTALSSRALDAGSARGYGTLQSMVATELMMDEIAQELKLDPIELRLRNLLPSGGKNTQGAIAAGAIRTREVIERARKHPLWTERAQRKAAYEAAHPGHKYGVGFACVQKDFGTGGEANFSRVEVTPEGRVILAITGTEIGTGMGTSQAQMCMAWFGKPADELHTSRIAWPELPLKAEGDNFTMSQADQDRLMVKPLWTPAFCSPSSASNSAFFFSHTTGETARVVFEHGLWPAAVAIWSKGLGGGQFAPYAVRREDARWVNGMLTASGMEPLSLQAIAKKAYEMKLVTGAVGHAFNRWQWAEADFEIQGKTQRRPLDGLSVRYGGNDAAPAPAATAATAAEASAATAPELAGTGAATPVEDAAAETTSATAYQMIARKNLFYPPTQRGNAGVTYYSANGALAEIAVDTATGEVHLLKHHHIMECGRPIVSELVKSQLEGGIAMGIGHALHETMPLYEGGPGDGDWNFHRYHLPRAHEVAVWTQTSELLAPLSDTDPPKGIAEVVMIPIVAAIVTGIHQAIGKRFYDLPVTPKKIKEALAS